From Vicugna pacos chromosome 6, VicPac4, whole genome shotgun sequence, a single genomic window includes:
- the FLRT2 gene encoding leucine-rich repeat transmembrane protein FLRT2, with the protein MGLQTTQGPSWGAFFLKSWLLMCLGLSSQVSRILACPSVCRCDRNFVYCNERSLTSVPLGIPEGVTVLYLHNNQINNAGFPAELHNVRSVHTVYLYGNQLDEFPMNLPKNVRVLHLQENNIQTISRAALAQLLKLEELHLDDNSISTVGVEDGAFREAVSLKLLFLSKNHLSSVPVGLPMDLQELRVDENRIAVISDMAFQNLTSLERLIVDGNLLTNKGIAEGTFSHLTKLKEFSIVRNSLSHPPPDLPGTHLIRLYLQDNQINHIPLTAFSNLRKLERLDISNNQLRVLTQGVFDNLSNLKQLTARNNPWFCDCSIKWVTEWLKHIPSSLNVRGFMCQGPEQVRGMAVRELNLNLLSCPTTTPGLPPFTPAPSSGFATTQPPTVPVPTPSRGSLPLTPTASKLPTVPDWDGRERATPPLSERIQLSIHFVNDTSIQVSWLSLFTVMAYKLTWVKMGHSLVGGIVQERIVSGEKQHLSLVNLEPRSTYRICLVPLDAFNYRAVEDTVCSEATTHASYLNNGSNTASSHEQATSHSMGSPFLLAGLIGGAVIFVLVVLLSVFCWHMHKKGRYTSQKWKYNRGRRKDDYCEAGTKKDNSILEMTETSFQIVSLNNDQLLKGDFRLQPIYTPNGGISYTDCHIPNNVRYCNSSVPDLEHCHT; encoded by the coding sequence ATGGGCCTACAGACCACACAGGGGCCCAGCTGGGGGGCTTTTTTCCTGAAATCTTGGCTTCTCATGTGCCTGGGGCTCTCCTCCCAGGTGTCCAGAATCCTGGCGTGCCCTAGCGTGTGCCGCTGCGACAGGAACTTTGTCTACTGTAACGAGCGAAGCTTGACCTCAGTGCCTCTTGGGATCCCGGAGGGCGTCACCGTGCTCTACCTCCACAACAACCAAATTAATAATGCTGGATTTCCCGCAGAGCTGCACAACGTGCGATCCGTGCACACCGTCTACCTTTACGGCAACCAACTGGATGAATTCCCCATGAACCTCCCCAAGAACGTCCGAGTTCTCCATTTGCAGGAAAACAACATTCAGACCATATCGCGAGCGGCTCTCGCCCAGCTTTTGAAGCTGGAGGAGCTCCACCTGGATGACAACTCCATCTCCACGGTGGGGGTGGAAGACGGGGCCTTCCGGGAGGCTGTCAGCCTCAAATTGCTGTTTCTGTCCAAGAATCATCTGAGCAGCGTGCCTGTCGGGCTTCCCATGGACCTGCAGGAGCTGAGGGTGGATGAGAATCGAATTGCGGTCATATCAGACATGGCCTTCCAGAACCTCACGAGTTTGGAGCGTCTGATCGTGGACGGAAACCTGCTGACCAACAAGGGCATTGCCGAGGGCACCTTCAGCCACCTCACCAAGCTCAAGGAGTTTTCCATCGTCCGGAATTCgctctcccaccctcctcctgaCCTCCCAGGTACGCATCTGATCAGGCTCTATCTGCAAGACAACCAGATCAACCACATCCCTTTGACAGCCTTCTCGAACCTCCGGAAGCTGGAACGGCTGGATATATCCAACAACCAGCTGCGCGTGTTGACTCAAGGGGTCTTCGATAACCTCTCCAACCTGAAGCAGCTCACTGCTCGGAATAACCCTTGGTTTTGTGACTGCAGTATTAAGTGGGTCACGGAATGGCTCAAACACATCCCCTCCTCTCTCAATGTGCGAGGTTTCATGTGCCAAGGTCCTGAACAAGTGCGGGGGATGGCTGTCCGGGAGTTGAATCTGAATCTTTTGTCATGTCCCACCACGACCCCTGGCCTGCCTCCCTTCACCCCGGCCCCCAGTTCAGGTTTCGCCACCACTCAGCCTCCCACAGTCCCTGTCCCAACCCCTAGCAGGGGCTCTCTGCCTCTGACTCCCACAGCCTCGAAACTTCCCACGGTTCCCGACTGGGATGGCAGAGAAAGAGCGACCCCGCCTCTTTCTGAACGGATCCAACTCTCCATCCACTTTGTGAATGACACCTCCATTCAAGTCAGCTGGCTCTCTCTCTTTACTGTGATGGCGTACAAACTCACGTGGGTGAAAATGGGCCACAGCCTGGTAGGGGGCATCGTTCAGGAGCGCATCGTCAGTGGGGAGAAGCAGCATTTGAGCCTGGTGAATTTAGAGCCCAGATCCACGTATCGGATTTGCTTAGTGCCGCTGGACGCGTTCAACTACCGAGCGGTGGAAGACACCGTTTGTTCCGAGGCCACCACCCATGCCTCCTACTTGAACAACGGCAGCAACACGGCCTCCAGCCACGAGCAGGCGACCTCCCACAGCATGGGCTCCCCCTTCCTGCTGGCGGGCCTGATCGGGGGCGCGGTGATCTTTGTGCTCGTGGTCCTGCTCAGCGTCTTTTGCTGGCACATGCACAAAAAGGGGCGCTACACCTCCCAGAAGTGGAAATACAACCGCGGCCGGCGGAAAGATGACTATTGCGAGGCCGGCACCAAGAAGGACAATTCCATCCTGGAGATGACCGAAACCAGCTTTCAGATCGTCTCCTTAAATAACGATCAGCTCCTTAAAGGAGATTTCAGACTGCAACCCATTTACACCCCAAATGGGGGCATCAGTTACACCGACTGCCACATCCCCAACAACGTGCGATACTGCAACAGCAGCGTGCCGGACCTGGAGCACTGCCACACGTGA